The DNA region CGGGCCGGACGAACGGCTTCTACCGAGGCCACCGCCTCGGCCCAGGACTTGACTCCGCTCTCACTTCGGACGACTCCTCGGGTGCTCCGCGAATCTCTCGACACAGTCTTCTCGCGGGGCCTTGGTGGGCAGGGGTGTCGCCACACCCCTCCCACCGCCTACGCATCGCCGGCGTACTCCCTCTGCGCGTAGCAGCACCACGCTGCGCCCCGCCCTCTCCGCAGCGCGCCAGCGGACCTCAACGACCGGAACTCGCAAGAATCCGGCTCGCTGAGGGGCAGTGTGCCCATTCGCAACCGCTCCCCATCATTCAGTCGGTTCGAGAACGGGCCGCGCTCCCTCAACCACCGTGCGCGGCAACACTTGGTCGTGCCCGACCAGACCGAAAATACGCTCCTGCCGTTCAAGGGGGTGTTGGAGGAGTATCCGCACTTTGAGCAGTTCATTCCCAGTCTCCATCTGGATCGCGACTACGAGGCGCGGGAGTCCCGAAATGGAAACACATTTTCGGGGAATGGCTATCGCGCCCTGAACTTTGTCGTAGACATCCCAATCCGAATGGATGCGTATCTGCCTCCTCCTGAGAGTGATACACGCCCCAGGAAGGGGCGTGTGGTCATTTCACTCGTGGAGTTTCAGATTGTCGATGAGGAGACTGCCCGACAGAACGAACTAGGGGAGAACTCTCACGAAGCCTACAAACGGCGGCAGAAAAAGCGTGTGCTTAAGCGTCTGAGCCAAGGTCTTGTCGTGCCCAAGAAGCCAGGGTGAACGACAGGAAGCCGTAGGAGGCGATTCTATGGATACTCATAGAGAATCTCAAGCGTAGCGAGCTTCGGGTCGGTCTCGACATCCGAAATTAATATGTCGCTTATGTTGTCTCCGTCTGTTTGGCTTGAAAAGCGGAGCCTGTATTGGGTTCGGTGATTGCGTTCGTTGCGAAGGAGCCAATCTGACTGGAACCAGGAAGTTATGTCGACCGTACCAGGTCTACCAATGGTATTGGGTGGAACGATGATGGCTGAATTCAGTGACAGGGCATGATAATCCGCGATGAGTGCTGGATTGTCCCCAAAATGGCTTGCTTCGAGTTCATTGCCAATGTTGACGTGCTCAAGCATGAGGTGACCCAAGTTTTCATGCGGATTTCCTTGCTGAGCGCTTGTCCACCAACGAAGAGTTGCTTGTCGGATGAGGGTTAGATCTTCTGGGAGTCCACTGACGAGAAAGCCGAGGAAGAGTCGTTTGCTTTCGTTCTCGGCCGTATCGCCCAGGGTGGCCAGATTGTAGATGAAATTCGGTCGATAGTAGCTCGGTGCTCCGACAGAGCCACTGGTTGCTGGGTCGAAATCGAACGTGGCTACGCCTTCACGGACAATCCTGAATCCTTGTTGCTTGGTCTGCTCAAGCATGTTGCCCACGGCATCCCGTGCATGTGTAGAAACCTGCCAGACGACTTGAGAGCCATACGGAGGAGCGGCTGCCAACCTCACGGTCAGTACTGTTGCCGCCGGATTCCAAGTCATCGTGGAATTGTTGAGCCCTGCCGGAGAGATAACGGCGAAGGCCGCTTCGGTCTCTGGCTTGCTCATGGGCTCGGAAAAGACAACTTCGATCAGCGTGTCTCGATTGACGCCAATCTTCGAGTCGGCGGGCGTGGTTGCAAGAATGGTCGGGGGTTGCATATCTGGTGCGGGGCCGCCGGTTGTGAAGAAGAAAGATTTTGGATTTTCCAGAGCGTTTGCGGCCCTGTCTTCGCCTTCTATCGTCAATGTGTAGCGAGTGTTCTCTTTTAGTAGATTGGTGAATGTTAGTGTTGCCTCGCTGTCCTGAGTGTCCCATGTGAGATTGATACCCTTCACTGGAGGTTGGATACTCATGGAGACAGTAGGGCGGTTCATTGGTTCGGAGAAGGCGACTCGTATTTTCGTGTCTAGCTTGACTTGGGTTGATTCGTTGAGCGGGAAAGTCGTCAACACGGTGGGCCGTGTTGTGTCGGCAGTGCCTGCGTCAATAGAACCTCCATCATTGCCAAGATCGCCAGCATCTGGTTGAGGTATGCCAGAGTCTCGATCTCCTGCGTCAGGCAAGTTCGCTGTTCCTGCATCGGGAGGCTCCTGCGCGGGAGGATCGATAATGTCTGGAATTTCGACGCAGGCAACTCCGGAGTTCACGGTAAACGAAATGAAAATAAGGAGTAGCGCAAAGTGTGATTTGAGTCGAATTGAAGGATTCATTCGAGGTGGCCGAGTGTATGAAGCATTTGTTGGATTTCGTATGGTTGCTTGTGTGTGTAAGATATCTGCTCGTTTGGGGTGAGGCCGACGAGACGAAGTTCTGATGGCTTGTGTTGCGATGTGAAGAACTTTGGCTCCTACTGATTGAGCTGGCGCACATGGATCGCGTCGCTGGAGCCGTCGAGTTCTTGCCATGCGATGATTGGGATATTGTCTGTCCCGATGATGATGGCTGGCTTCTTAGCGGGACTGTCAATCCCCGTAGTCACGCTCAGGGGCGTCCCGACACCAGTCCAGTCGAGATCAACTCGGCGTGCTACGAAGATGGTGCGTTTAGGTGCAGCAAAGCCGCTCCACGCAACGATTGGGTGCCCATCATCACCAATGGCAAGGCTGGGATCCGTGTTCGCTGACGCTTGAGTGCTGACTCGCTGAGGGGGACTCCAAGAGCTGCCAGCCCACTGAGTGAAGTACAGATCGCTCTCGGTGCTTCCACTTGCTGCCTCAATCCATGCGACGCAAGGAGCCCCATTACCATCAGCTTCGATAACTGCGCTGCCTGGCCCCTTCCCTGTAGGAGTATTGATGGGCGAGGCTCCAAGCAGTTGTGAATGGTTAACTAGAACAGAGAGCGCGCGCTGGTTGAGGATGTCGAAATACGCGTTATAGACGGTGAATGTGTCGTCTCCGAAGCGAGTGATGGTTGAGCCGTTCGGATTCAGCTGGTTTGCGGGGGTGTTGACTGGTATTGCGGTCCATGCTGCGGAGTTTGGTGCCAGCCTGTATGCCTCGATTCTGAAGCTAACCCCATCGTATATGTCCAAATTGATAGTGATGACCCCTGTCGGCGTTGCAGTGACGGATGGGGACGACATGGCGTACTCGAATGCTCCGGCGCCAGGGAAATCAGGAAGTGACTGCCACGTGTTGTTGCCCCATTTCCGTACAAAGGCACTGCGGCCCTTTTTCTCCGGTCCGGTGTCCTCGCTCCATGCCAGCAAAAGCGTGCCAGTAACGTCTGTATAGAGCGCAGGCTGGGTCGCATGGGTCTCGGGACCAGGCAGGGCGCTCAATGGCCCGCCAAGCATCTCCCAGGTGCTCCCGGTCCACCTCGCCGCATGAATGTTCTTGGTGGTGCCATCGAACTCGGACCACGCAATCACAGGGAGTCCATTGGCCCCGCGCTTCATGACGACCTGCTCCGCAGGCGTGTTCCCGGGATAGGCGCTGATCGCTCCGCCAAGCGGAAGCCAGGCAGGGACGGTGAACTCCCAGGTTCCTTCGGCACCGAGGCTGTTGCCCGCGAGGTCCGTGAAATGATCGTTGACGGTACCCAACGTCACGCGGATGACGCTTGGCGCTGGCAGTGGCTGCTTCGGAACGAGTCTGAGTGTCCGCCCATCCGTTGCGAGCTCATGGGTCACCTGGAGCGTTGCGCCATCCGCAGTCATCACCTGGATGTCTTGCGGCTCGAGGCTGGAGGGATTGACGGGCTCGCTGAACGCCACCTCGATTGGCGCTCGCACGCTGACGTTGGTGGCTCCAGCACCAGGGCTTCGGCTCTCCACTTGAGGCGCGGTCCGGTCCACGATGACGGTTCGTGGAAGGCTCGTGAAAGCGGTCTTGCCTCGGGTTGCGCGAGCGGTGATCTGATGGTCGCCCTCGCCAGCGCCGGAGGTGTCCCACTCGTAGGTGTAGGGCGGGGCGGTCCACTCATGGATGACGGTGCTGTCCGCCAAGAGCTCGACCCGCTCGGGTTGCCCATTCTCGACGCGAACCTCCAAGGCCACTCGCCCGTTAGTGTACGTCTTCGAGTTCGTTGGCGCGGCCCAACCGACCAGGAGATTCGCCAATGGAACGATCTGGAGCGTCACCTGGGCCTCCCGGACTCGAGCGCCAGCCGTGCCTCGCACGGTCACCGTGGTGCTGCCTGCCGCCGCACTGGTCGAGACTGTGATGGTCAGCGTGCCACTCGTACTCCCCGCGCCAATGGTCGCCGGTCTCGCCGTGATTCCCTCCGGCGGGTTCGCCAACTGGACTTCGACTGGCCCCGAGAATCCTCCAAGGCGACCGAGCGACACATCGAATCCCCGCTCGCCGCCCTGAACGATGGATTCCTCCGAGGGGCTCACGAACAGCGTGAAGTCTGACTCCTGCTGTCCTCCTCCATCCGGTGTGTGCCCTCCATCCGGGCTGCCACCACCATCGCTAGAGGTCCCACCATCATCGGCTGGCGTTTCGGGCGGAGTAACGACATCAGGGACTTCGATGCAGGCGGGGGGCGTCAGTATTGCGACAAGGAGCAGGCTCAGGCTGAGTCGGGGCATCATGACGAGGCGCTCGTGCAGCTATCGTTCCACTGTTTGCGTGGAGATAGGCGTGGGCTCGACCCCAACGCGTATCACGGCATCCCTCCCGGCCCCCAATGCCGCTCGGCGATTCTGGATTGGGAGCCCCACGGCGAGAGGTGCCTGTCCCGCGCCGTGGACACCTGTCCATCGCGTCTGCGTCTCCCAGAACGACGAAGCCCGTGCTCCCGGAGGGACTTCCCTCGGGGCACGGGCTTTGCTCCACCCGATGGGTGGCGTCGCTACTTCTTCTTGCGGTTCTTCTTCTTGTTTTCCTTCTCCCGCTTGCGGCGCTCCTTGATGGCGTCGCGGTCCTCGCCCTTTCCGGCGGCGGAGGGCGGGGCGTAGCCCATGAGGCGGGCCTTGGCCATGGCGGCCTGGCCCATGGGTGGCGTGTAGCCCGGGGCCACCTGGGGCAGCTGCATGGGCATGCCCATCCCAGGCATCCCGCCGCTCATCATCTTCTCCATCATCTTGGAGTCCCCTCCGAACATGCTGGAGAGGTCCATGTTGCGCATCTGGGAGAGCTGCCCCAGCTGCTTGAAGCCGGGGATGCGGCCCAGCAGGCCGGGGTTCTGGCCGATGGTGCCCATCACCTGCTGCATCATCCCGAACTTCTGGAGCAGCTCGCGCACGTCCTCGGGCTTGCGGCCACTGCCCTTGGCGATGCGGGTGATGCGGCTGGCGTTGATGAGGTCCGGACGCAGGCGCTCCTTCGCCGTCATCGAGTCGTACATCGACTCGATCTTGGTCAGCTCCTTCTCGTCCGGGTTGAGGTGCTCGGTCAGGTCTCCGAACATCGGGAACTTCTCGAGCAGGTCCTTGAGCGGACCCATCTTCCGCACCATGCGGATCTGCTCGACGAAGTCCTTCATCGAGAACTGGCCGGACAGCAGCTTGCGCGCGTCCTCCTCGGCCTTCTTCTCGTCGACGACCTTCTCGAAGTCCTTCATCAGGCCGACGATGTCGCCGAAGCCGAGGATGCGGCCGGCGAGGCCCTCTGGACGGAACTCCTCGAGCTTGTCCATCGACTCGCCCATGCCGAGGAACTTGATGGGCTTGCCCGTTACTTCCTTGATGGAGAGCGCCGCGCCGCCACGGGCGTCACCGTCCAGCTTGGTGAGGATGAAGCCGTCCAGCCCCAGGCGACGGTCGAACTCGGCCGCGGTGCGGACCGAGTCCTGACCAATCATCGCGTCGCAGACCAGGAGGATGTTGTCGGGCTGGACGTTGCCCTTGATGGACTCCAGCTCCGACATCAGCGCCTCGTCGATGGCGAGGCGACCGGCGGTGTCGATGAGCACCACGTCACACTTCTGCTCGCGCGCGGCGGCATAGCCCCGCTTCGCCAGCTCCGGGGGCTGGATGCCGGGCTCGTGGTACACGGGCACCTTGAGGCGCTCTCCGAGCACCTTGAGCTGGTCCACGGCGGCGGGACGGTAGATGTCCGCGGCGACGAGCAATGGCTTGCGCCCCTGCTGGAGCAGGCGGTTGGCGAGCTTGCCCGTGGTCGTCGTCTTTCCGGAGCCCTGCAGGCCCACCATCATGATGCCGGACAGCTGGCCCTTGGGCTTGAGGTTCAGGTCCGTGTTGACCGGCCCCATCAGCGCCTCGAGCTCGTCGTGGCAGATCTTGATGAAGTGGTCCATCGGGCTGACCTTGCGCTTCTTGCCCGATGCATCGGTGATGGTCGTCTGGACGAGCTCGCCCACGGCCTTCTCGCGGACGCGGGCGACGAACTTCTTCACCACGTCGAAGGCCACGTCCGCCTCGAGGAGCGAGACGCGGATGTCGCGGAGCGACTCGTCGACCAGCTCCGGGGTGAGCTCGCTC from Myxococcus stipitatus includes:
- a CDS encoding Ig-like domain-containing protein: MTLQIVPLANLLVGWAAPTNSKTYTNGRVALEVRVENGQPERVELLADSTVIHEWTAPPYTYEWDTSGAGEGDHQITARATRGKTAFTSLPRTVIVDRTAPQVESRSPGAGATNVSVRAPIEVAFSEPVNPSSLEPQDIQVMTADGATLQVTHELATDGRTLRLVPKQPLPAPSVIRVTLGTVNDHFTDLAGNSLGAEGTWEFTVPAWLPLGGAISAYPGNTPAEQVVMKRGANGLPVIAWSEFDGTTKNIHAARWTGSTWEMLGGPLSALPGPETHATQPALYTDVTGTLLLAWSEDTGPEKKGRSAFVRKWGNNTWQSLPDFPGAGAFEYAMSSPSVTATPTGVITINLDIYDGVSFRIEAYRLAPNSAAWTAIPVNTPANQLNPNGSTITRFGDDTFTVYNAYFDILNQRALSVLVNHSQLLGASPINTPTGKGPGSAVIEADGNGAPCVAWIEAASGSTESDLYFTQWAGSSWSPPQRVSTQASANTDPSLAIGDDGHPIVAWSGFAAPKRTIFVARRVDLDWTGVGTPLSVTTGIDSPAKKPAIIIGTDNIPIIAWQELDGSSDAIHVRQLNQ
- a CDS encoding Ig-like domain-containing protein, giving the protein MNPSIRLKSHFALLLIFISFTVNSGVACVEIPDIIDPPAQEPPDAGTANLPDAGDRDSGIPQPDAGDLGNDGGSIDAGTADTTRPTVLTTFPLNESTQVKLDTKIRVAFSEPMNRPTVSMSIQPPVKGINLTWDTQDSEATLTFTNLLKENTRYTLTIEGEDRAANALENPKSFFFTTGGPAPDMQPPTILATTPADSKIGVNRDTLIEVVFSEPMSKPETEAAFAVISPAGLNNSTMTWNPAATVLTVRLAAAPPYGSQVVWQVSTHARDAVGNMLEQTKQQGFRIVREGVATFDFDPATSGSVGAPSYYRPNFIYNLATLGDTAENESKRLFLGFLVSGLPEDLTLIRQATLRWWTSAQQGNPHENLGHLMLEHVNIGNELEASHFGDNPALIADYHALSLNSAIIVPPNTIGRPGTVDITSWFQSDWLLRNERNHRTQYRLRFSSQTDGDNISDILISDVETDPKLATLEILYEYP
- the ffh gene encoding signal recognition particle protein yields the protein MLETVTKGFRAAKNRLAGKSELTPELVDESLRDIRVSLLEADVAFDVVKKFVARVREKAVGELVQTTITDASGKKRKVSPMDHFIKICHDELEALMGPVNTDLNLKPKGQLSGIMMVGLQGSGKTTTTGKLANRLLQQGRKPLLVAADIYRPAAVDQLKVLGERLKVPVYHEPGIQPPELAKRGYAAAREQKCDVVLIDTAGRLAIDEALMSELESIKGNVQPDNILLVCDAMIGQDSVRTAAEFDRRLGLDGFILTKLDGDARGGAALSIKEVTGKPIKFLGMGESMDKLEEFRPEGLAGRILGFGDIVGLMKDFEKVVDEKKAEEDARKLLSGQFSMKDFVEQIRMVRKMGPLKDLLEKFPMFGDLTEHLNPDEKELTKIESMYDSMTAKERLRPDLINASRITRIAKGSGRKPEDVRELLQKFGMMQQVMGTIGQNPGLLGRIPGFKQLGQLSQMRNMDLSSMFGGDSKMMEKMMSGGMPGMGMPMQLPQVAPGYTPPMGQAAMAKARLMGYAPPSAAGKGEDRDAIKERRKREKENKKKNRKKK
- a CDS encoding TIGR04552 family protein; this encodes MPDQTENTLLPFKGVLEEYPHFEQFIPSLHLDRDYEARESRNGNTFSGNGYRALNFVVDIPIRMDAYLPPPESDTRPRKGRVVISLVEFQIVDEETARQNELGENSHEAYKRRQKKRVLKRLSQGLVVPKKPG